Proteins from one Roseovarius nanhaiticus genomic window:
- a CDS encoding EcsC family protein — MSDILGPPISKDAVDARLDALAQRHRRAGNLGIQVLNVVGGRAEALLDRLPESMRDRLEGGTAQALEMAMGAAHRSRGVVGTQPGWLSRAVTTAMGAAGGFGGLPSAMAELPITTTILLRAIQDVAGEHGFDPAEEGVRYDCVQVFAAAGPLDHDDGADLAFLTTRVAVTGKAMQALISKVAPRLSVVLGQKLAAQTVPVLGAAAGAATNYAFTSYYQQMAHVHFGLRRLAIEADIPHAEVLKRFRQRVATAPVKRG, encoded by the coding sequence ATGAGCGATATTCTAGGCCCCCCGATCAGCAAGGATGCCGTGGACGCGCGGCTGGATGCGTTGGCGCAGCGGCACAGGCGCGCGGGAAATCTGGGCATTCAGGTGCTGAACGTTGTCGGCGGACGCGCCGAGGCGCTGCTCGACCGGCTGCCCGAGAGCATGCGCGACCGGCTGGAGGGCGGCACCGCCCAGGCCCTTGAGATGGCAATGGGGGCGGCGCACCGCTCGCGCGGGGTGGTCGGCACGCAGCCCGGCTGGCTGAGCCGCGCCGTCACGACCGCGATGGGCGCGGCAGGCGGGTTTGGCGGGCTTCCCAGCGCCATGGCGGAGCTGCCGATCACCACAACGATTTTGTTGCGCGCCATTCAGGATGTGGCAGGAGAGCACGGCTTTGATCCCGCAGAAGAAGGCGTGCGCTACGATTGCGTTCAGGTCTTTGCCGCCGCGGGCCCGCTCGATCACGATGATGGCGCCGATCTGGCGTTTCTGACCACGCGGGTCGCGGTTACGGGCAAAGCGATGCAGGCGCTGATTTCCAAGGTCGCACCGCGCCTGAGCGTGGTTCTGGGCCAAAAGCTGGCCGCGCAGACGGTGCCTGTTCTGGGTGCGGCGGCGGGCGCTGCGACCAACTACGCCTTCACCAGCTATTATCAGCAGATGGCGCACGTGCATTTCGGGCTGCGCCGCCTCGCGATTGAGGCCGACATACCCCATGCCGAGGTTTTGAAACGCTTTCGGCAGCGCGTGGCCACAGCGCCGGTCAAGCGCGGATAG
- a CDS encoding arsenate reductase family protein, with protein MITLWHNPRCAKSRAAQALLEGQDVTLRLYLKDAPGEAELRAAHALLGGQVIDMMRPNEAAFREAGLTRGSSDDALFAAMAAHPILIERPLALSGNRAVIGRPPEAVLTLLAR; from the coding sequence GTGATCACGCTATGGCACAACCCGCGCTGCGCAAAATCGCGTGCCGCGCAGGCGCTGCTGGAGGGTCAGGATGTGACCCTGCGCCTTTACCTCAAGGACGCTCCCGGCGAGGCGGAATTGCGCGCGGCGCACGCGCTGCTGGGCGGGCAGGTAATCGACATGATGCGCCCCAATGAGGCGGCCTTCAGGGAGGCAGGCCTGACGCGAGGCAGCAGCGACGACGCGCTCTTCGCCGCCATGGCCGCGCACCCGATCCTGATCGAGCGGCCACTTGCGCTGAGCGGAAACCGCGCCGTGATAGGCCGCCCGCCGGAGGCGGTGCTGACGCTGCTGGCACGGTGA
- a CDS encoding S-methyl-5'-thioadenosine phosphorylase produces the protein MTKRMIGVIGGSGVYDIDGLEGAEWREVDTPFGAPSDAILTGTLAGMPMAFLPRHGRGHVHSPSSVPYRANIDALKRLGVTDVVSASACGSFREDMAPGDFVILDQYVDRTFQREKSFFGPGCVAHVSVAHPTCARLGAACAEAAEGAGSRVHRGGTYLAMEGPQFSTLAESKLYREVWNCDVIGMTGMPEAKLAREAELCYASVAMITDYDSWHPDHGEVDVTAIIATLMGNAARAKDMLRALPGHLEGGAAPCPHGCERALEYAILTAPEARDAAMLEKLDAVAGRVLNKAD, from the coding sequence ATGACCAAACGGATGATCGGGGTGATCGGCGGCTCGGGTGTCTATGACATCGACGGATTGGAAGGCGCCGAATGGCGCGAGGTCGACACGCCTTTCGGCGCGCCCTCTGACGCGATCCTGACCGGCACGCTGGCGGGGATGCCCATGGCCTTCCTGCCCCGGCACGGGCGCGGGCATGTGCACAGCCCGTCCTCGGTGCCCTACCGCGCCAATATCGACGCGCTCAAACGTCTGGGAGTGACCGATGTGGTCAGCGCCTCGGCGTGCGGGTCGTTCCGCGAGGATATGGCACCGGGCGATTTCGTGATCCTCGACCAGTATGTCGACCGCACGTTTCAGCGCGAAAAGTCTTTCTTCGGCCCCGGCTGCGTCGCCCATGTCAGCGTGGCGCATCCGACCTGCGCGCGCCTTGGCGCCGCCTGCGCCGAGGCTGCCGAAGGCGCCGGCAGCCGGGTGCACCGGGGCGGCACGTACCTTGCCATGGAAGGCCCGCAATTCTCGACTCTGGCCGAATCAAAGCTTTACCGCGAGGTGTGGAACTGCGACGTGATCGGCATGACCGGCATGCCAGAGGCGAAACTCGCCCGCGAGGCCGAGCTGTGCTACGCCAGCGTGGCCATGATCACCGATTACGACAGCTGGCACCCGGATCATGGCGAGGTGGACGTGACCGCGATCATCGCGACGCTGATGGGCAATGCCGCCCGCGCCAAGGACATGCTGCGCGCGCTGCCGGGCCATCTGGAAGGCGGCGCCGCGCCCTGTCCGCATGGCTGTGAACGCGCGCTTGAATACGCCATCCTGACAGCGCCCGAAGCGCGCGACGCGGCCATGCTGGAAAAGCTGGACGCCGTGGCGGGCCGCGTGCTCAATAAAGCCGATTGA
- a CDS encoding MATE family efflux transporter → MSQSAHIRLTHRRVLRIAWPIVLSNATVPLLGIVDTGVIGQLGAAAPIGAVGVGAVILTAIYWMFGFLRMGTSGLTAQARGAGDTSEVAAMLTRSLLIGGAGGALVLLLHVPLFAGAFAIAPASAEVEGLAQDYMRIRVWSAPAMIALFGMTGWLIAMERTGAVLIIQLVMNGLNIVLNFWFVLGLDWGVGGVAWASFVAEWAGLVVAFALCRDAFRVPAWRDWPRVFDAVRLRRMASVNSDILLRSAMLEVVMLSFIFLGSDLGDVTLAANQVLVQFLHVSSYIMDGFAFAAEALVGQAVGARAKGAVRRASILTGQWGLGAGVLLAACFALFGALAIDALATDEAVRAAARSYLPWMVAAPLFGAAAWMLDGIFIGATRTRDMRNMMALSLIIYGASLLALVPLFGNHGLWIGLLVSYVARGLTLGARYPALERASA, encoded by the coding sequence ATGAGCCAATCCGCCCATATCCGCCTGACGCATCGCCGGGTTCTGCGCATTGCCTGGCCTATCGTGCTATCGAACGCCACCGTTCCGCTGCTGGGCATCGTCGACACCGGGGTGATCGGTCAGCTCGGCGCGGCGGCTCCCATCGGGGCCGTCGGCGTCGGGGCGGTGATCCTGACCGCGATCTACTGGATGTTCGGGTTTCTGCGGATGGGCACCAGTGGCCTCACCGCGCAGGCGCGCGGCGCCGGCGACACCAGCGAGGTGGCGGCCATGTTGACGCGGTCGCTCTTGATCGGGGGTGCGGGAGGGGCACTGGTTCTCTTGTTGCATGTGCCGCTCTTTGCCGGGGCCTTTGCAATCGCGCCCGCCAGCGCCGAGGTCGAAGGCCTGGCGCAAGACTACATGCGTATCCGTGTTTGGAGCGCGCCCGCGATGATTGCCCTCTTCGGCATGACGGGCTGGCTGATCGCCATGGAGCGGACGGGCGCGGTCCTGATCATCCAACTGGTGATGAACGGGCTGAACATCGTGTTGAATTTCTGGTTCGTGCTGGGCCTTGATTGGGGCGTGGGCGGTGTGGCCTGGGCCAGTTTCGTCGCTGAATGGGCAGGTCTGGTTGTGGCCTTCGCGCTCTGCCGGGACGCGTTTCGCGTGCCGGCCTGGCGCGACTGGCCGCGCGTCTTTGATGCCGTGCGGCTGCGGCGCATGGCCTCGGTCAACAGCGATATCCTCTTGCGCTCGGCCATGCTGGAGGTGGTGATGCTGTCCTTCATCTTCCTCGGCAGCGATCTGGGAGATGTGACGTTGGCGGCCAATCAGGTGCTGGTGCAGTTTCTCCATGTCTCCAGCTACATCATGGACGGCTTCGCCTTTGCCGCCGAGGCGCTCGTGGGGCAGGCGGTGGGCGCGCGGGCCAAAGGCGCGGTGCGGCGGGCGTCCATCCTGACCGGCCAGTGGGGGCTGGGCGCAGGTGTGCTGCTGGCTGCGTGTTTCGCGCTTTTTGGCGCGTTGGCCATCGACGCACTGGCCACCGACGAAGCTGTGCGCGCGGCAGCTCGCAGCTATCTGCCCTGGATGGTGGCGGCGCCGCTTTTCGGTGCGGCGGCCTGGATGCTGGACGGCATCTTCATCGGGGCGACGCGCACACGCGACATGCGCAACATGATGGCGCTGTCGCTGATCATCTACGGCGCATCCCTTTTGGCGCTGGTGCCGCTATTTGGCAATCACGGGCTCTGGATCGGCCTTCTGGTCAGCTATGTCGCGCGAGGGCTGACCCTCGGCGCGCGGTATCCGGCGCTGGAGCGTGCGTCTGCCTAG
- a CDS encoding SulP family inorganic anion transporter codes for MPDLSVMQDETFSASRIRIELLSGLTVALALVPEAVAFAFVAGVHPLVGLYAAFLVGLVTALIGGRPGMISGATGALAVVMVALVAQHGVEYLFATVVLMGILQVTAGALRWGKFIRLVPHPVMLGFVNGLAIVIFLAQLGQFKVPGTMENTGHGMSGGVWLSGQPLLIMLALVALTMGIIYIMPRITKIIPAPLAGIGVVAGLVIAFGLDVPRVGDLSSIQGGLPSFHNPFGEGLGLYGTPLAPLNLNTLEIILPYAIILAAIGLIESLLTLNLVGEMTGKRGGASQECIAQGMANTLTGFFGGMGGCAMIGQSMINVKSGGRTRIAGIAAALFLLIFILFAAPVIELIPLAALVGVMFMVVIGTFAWNSLTILRKVPLTDAMVIVLVTAVTVKYDLAIAVVVGVIVSALAYSWNNAKRIHATTKIDESGARVYAIEGPLFFGSAEGFGELFDVEGDPDMVIVDFDQSRVVDQSALQAIEALAGKYQAAGKTLQLRHLSRDCHRLLTKAGHLMIDSDDDPEYQIAVDYDVRTGVLGGGH; via the coding sequence ATGCCCGACCTCAGCGTCATGCAGGACGAGACGTTCAGCGCGTCGCGCATCCGCATCGAGCTTCTCTCGGGCCTCACCGTCGCGCTGGCGCTGGTGCCCGAGGCGGTGGCCTTTGCCTTCGTCGCGGGGGTGCATCCGCTGGTCGGCCTTTATGCTGCCTTCCTCGTCGGGCTCGTCACCGCACTGATTGGCGGGCGTCCCGGCATGATATCGGGCGCGACGGGCGCCTTGGCGGTCGTCATGGTGGCGCTGGTGGCGCAGCATGGCGTCGAATACCTCTTTGCGACCGTGGTGCTGATGGGCATCCTTCAGGTCACGGCAGGCGCGCTGCGCTGGGGCAAATTCATACGCCTTGTGCCGCATCCGGTGATGCTGGGCTTCGTCAACGGCCTTGCCATTGTGATCTTTCTTGCGCAGCTGGGCCAGTTCAAGGTGCCGGGCACGATGGAGAATACCGGCCACGGGATGAGCGGCGGTGTCTGGCTGTCGGGCCAGCCCCTCCTCATCATGCTGGCCCTCGTCGCGCTGACCATGGGCATCATCTATATCATGCCGCGCATCACCAAGATCATTCCCGCGCCTCTGGCCGGCATCGGGGTGGTGGCCGGTTTGGTCATAGCCTTCGGGCTGGACGTGCCGCGCGTGGGCGATCTGTCATCCATCCAGGGCGGTCTGCCCAGCTTTCACAACCCGTTCGGCGAGGGGCTGGGCCTTTACGGCACGCCGCTGGCCCCGCTCAATCTGAATACGCTTGAGATCATTTTGCCCTATGCGATCATCCTGGCGGCTATTGGCCTGATTGAGAGCCTTCTGACGCTTAACCTCGTGGGCGAGATGACCGGCAAGCGCGGCGGCGCCAGTCAGGAATGCATCGCGCAAGGCATGGCCAACACGCTGACCGGCTTTTTCGGCGGCATGGGTGGCTGCGCCATGATCGGCCAGTCGATGATCAACGTGAAATCCGGGGGACGCACGCGGATCGCGGGGATCGCGGCGGCGCTGTTCCTGCTGATCTTCATCCTGTTCGCCGCGCCCGTGATCGAACTGATCCCATTGGCCGCGCTGGTGGGCGTGATGTTCATGGTGGTGATCGGCACATTCGCGTGGAATTCGCTGACCATCCTGCGCAAGGTGCCGCTGACCGATGCGATGGTGATCGTGCTCGTAACGGCGGTCACGGTGAAATACGATCTGGCCATTGCGGTGGTCGTGGGTGTTATCGTCTCGGCGCTGGCCTATTCGTGGAACAACGCCAAGCGCATTCACGCGACCACCAAGATCGACGAGAGCGGCGCGCGCGTCTACGCCATCGAGGGCCCGCTTTTCTTCGGCTCGGCCGAAGGCTTTGGCGAGCTTTTCGATGTCGAGGGCGATCCTGACATGGTCATTGTCGATTTCGATCAGAGCCGCGTCGTGGACCAATCCGCCCTGCAGGCGATCGAAGCTCTGGCGGGCAAGTATCAGGCGGCGGGCAAGACTTTGCAGCTGCGGCACCTCAGCCGCGATTGCCACCGCCTGCTGACCAAGGCGGGCCACCTTATGATCGACAGCGACGATGATCCTGAATATCAGATCGCCGTCGATTACGATGTGCGCACAGGTGTACTGGGCGGCGGCCACTAG
- a CDS encoding DUF952 domain-containing protein, with translation MIVYKIFRSDEWAALRREGTSAGAPVDLADGYVHLSTPVQAAETAAKHFAGEEGLFLLGIDTERLGDALKWEPSRGGALFPHLYRELRLSDVAWAQPLPLEGGMHQFPAGVA, from the coding sequence ATGATAGTTTACAAGATTTTCCGATCGGATGAATGGGCGGCGCTGCGCCGCGAAGGCACGAGCGCGGGCGCGCCCGTGGATCTGGCCGATGGCTATGTGCATCTGTCGACGCCCGTGCAGGCAGCCGAGACGGCGGCCAAGCATTTCGCGGGGGAAGAGGGCCTCTTCCTCCTGGGGATCGACACGGAGCGGCTGGGCGACGCCCTGAAATGGGAGCCGTCGCGGGGCGGCGCACTTTTTCCGCATCTCTACCGTGAGCTGCGCCTTTCGGACGTCGCCTGGGCGCAGCCCCTGCCGCTGGAGGGCGGCATGCATCAGTTTCCGGCAGGCGTGGCATGA
- a CDS encoding LysE family translocator, giving the protein MTFELWLAFVAASTALLLIPGPTVLLVLSYALSKGRGVAVASAGGVALGDLVAMTASLMGLGALVLASATLFTALKWIGAVYLVWLGIKLIRSAPGAGLEMPQSATITGRGVFWHAAAVTALNPKSIAFFIAFVPQFVTLNAPLAPQFSLLIGTFVTLAALNALAYALLADRMRARIARPGVIAWLTRAGGGALIAMGLATALLRRGAA; this is encoded by the coding sequence ATGACCTTTGAACTCTGGCTAGCGTTCGTCGCCGCCTCGACCGCGTTGTTACTGATCCCCGGCCCCACGGTCCTTTTGGTGCTCAGCTACGCGCTGAGCAAAGGGCGCGGCGTGGCAGTGGCCTCGGCCGGGGGTGTGGCCTTGGGTGATCTGGTGGCCATGACCGCGTCGCTGATGGGGCTCGGCGCGCTGGTCTTGGCCTCGGCCACGCTCTTTACGGCACTCAAATGGATCGGCGCCGTCTATCTGGTCTGGCTCGGGATCAAGCTGATCCGCAGCGCGCCGGGCGCCGGGCTGGAGATGCCGCAAAGCGCGACAATAACCGGGCGCGGCGTCTTCTGGCACGCCGCCGCCGTGACCGCGCTCAACCCCAAATCCATCGCCTTCTTCATCGCCTTCGTGCCGCAATTCGTGACGCTAAACGCGCCTCTGGCGCCGCAATTCTCCCTTCTCATCGGCACCTTTGTCACCCTCGCCGCGCTGAACGCGCTGGCCTATGCGCTTTTGGCAGACCGGATGCGCGCGCGCATTGCGCGGCCCGGCGTCATTGCGTGGCTGACGCGCGCGGGCGGCGGCGCGCTGATCGCGATGGGGCTTGCCACCGCCCTGTTGCGGCGCGGGGCGGCATGA
- a CDS encoding quinone-dependent dihydroorotate dehydrogenase has product MSAVERIGLGILSQFDPERAHGLALRGLRAGLMPLPGRVTSPRLACEVAGLRLDNPVGLAAGFDKNAEALTPLARAGFGMIEVGAVTPRPQPGNARPRLFRLPEDRAVINRFGFNNLGMEAAAHRLAQRPKDAVIGLNLGANKDSDDRAEDFARVLAHCGRHLDFATVNVSSPNTEKLRDLQGGAALSALLAGVMEARNWLERPIPVFLKIAPDLDDAGLAEIAEVAQAAGLAGIIATNTTLDRSGLRNAHRAEAGGLSGAPLFGQSTRVLARLSQLTKGQMPLIGVGGIGSAEDAYAKIRAGASMVQLYSALVYEGLSLVPRIARGLDRLLEADGFASVADAVGTGREEWL; this is encoded by the coding sequence ATGAGCGCGGTCGAGCGGATCGGCCTTGGCATATTGAGCCAGTTCGATCCCGAGCGCGCGCATGGGCTGGCGCTGAGGGGGCTGCGCGCAGGGCTGATGCCGCTGCCGGGGCGCGTGACCTCGCCGCGCCTGGCCTGCGAGGTGGCCGGGCTGAGACTGGACAATCCGGTAGGGCTGGCCGCGGGGTTTGACAAGAACGCGGAGGCGCTGACGCCTTTGGCGCGCGCGGGGTTCGGCATGATTGAGGTTGGCGCCGTGACGCCCCGGCCGCAGCCGGGCAACGCGCGCCCCCGCCTTTTTCGCCTGCCGGAGGACCGCGCGGTGATCAACCGCTTCGGTTTCAACAATCTGGGTATGGAAGCGGCGGCGCATCGGCTGGCCCAGCGGCCCAAGGATGCCGTGATCGGCCTCAACCTTGGCGCCAACAAGGACAGTGACGACCGGGCCGAGGATTTTGCCCGCGTGCTGGCCCATTGTGGACGGCATCTGGATTTTGCGACGGTCAACGTGTCGAGCCCGAATACCGAGAAGCTGCGCGATCTGCAGGGGGGCGCCGCGCTGAGCGCGCTGCTGGCAGGGGTGATGGAGGCGCGCAACTGGCTGGAGCGGCCCATACCCGTCTTTCTCAAGATCGCGCCGGATCTGGATGACGCAGGCTTGGCCGAAATCGCCGAGGTTGCACAGGCCGCCGGGCTGGCGGGGATCATCGCCACGAACACCACGCTGGATCGCAGCGGGCTGAGGAACGCGCACCGCGCAGAGGCGGGCGGCCTGTCGGGCGCGCCCCTTTTCGGGCAGTCGACGCGCGTTCTGGCGCGGCTGTCGCAGCTGACGAAAGGCCAGATGCCCCTGATCGGCGTCGGCGGCATCGGCTCGGCAGAAGACGCCTACGCCAAGATCCGCGCCGGTGCGTCAATGGTGCAACTCTATTCGGCGCTGGTCTACGAGGGGCTGAGCCTGGTACCGCGCATTGCGCGCGGCCTCGACCGGCTCTTGGAAGCGGACGGGTTCGCTTCGGTCGCGGACGCTGTCGGCACCGGGCGGGAGGAGTGGCTGTGA
- a CDS encoding adenine phosphoribosyltransferase has product MKGASDQNEDLRALIRTIPDFPKPGIMFRDVTSLLADAAGLRATVARMAAPWEDKGIDKVIGLEARGFILGGAVAYHLGAGFVPVRKAGKLPGKVVTQDYALEYGSATFELHEDSIAPGETVLIVDDLLATGGTAEAGITLLERLGACIAGCSFVVDLPDLGGAARLRALGMDVHTLVAFDGD; this is encoded by the coding sequence ATGAAGGGCGCAAGCGATCAGAACGAAGATTTGCGCGCGCTGATCCGCACCATCCCCGATTTCCCGAAACCGGGGATCATGTTCCGCGATGTGACCAGCCTGCTGGCCGACGCGGCGGGCCTGCGCGCCACCGTGGCGCGGATGGCCGCGCCATGGGAGGACAAAGGCATCGACAAGGTGATCGGGCTGGAGGCGCGCGGCTTCATCCTCGGCGGTGCGGTCGCCTACCATCTGGGCGCGGGATTTGTCCCTGTGCGCAAGGCGGGCAAGCTGCCCGGCAAGGTGGTGACGCAGGACTACGCACTGGAATATGGCAGCGCCACCTTCGAGCTGCACGAGGACAGTATCGCGCCGGGCGAGACGGTGCTGATCGTGGATGACCTTCTGGCCACCGGCGGCACCGCCGAGGCGGGCATTACTTTGCTCGAGCGCCTGGGCGCCTGCATCGCGGGCTGCAGCTTTGTCGTGGATCTGCCCGATCTGGGGGGCGCCGCGCGGCTGAGAGCACTCGGCATGGATGTGCACACACTGGTCGCTTTCGACGGCGACTAG
- a CDS encoding class I SAM-dependent methyltransferase produces the protein MSQVKSQYEAYPYPARDPADEARRLITGSPSHPLEIDHFLFSGARDWSRPLRVLVAGGGTGDGLIQLAQMMAQMQRPCEITYVDLSTASRRIAEARAKARGLSGIRFVTGSLMDAADLGAFDYIDCCGVLHHLPDPAAGFAALQAALAPEVATQGGGLGFMVYAPYGRAGVYPLQAAFGVLFEGMAPEARLTAAREIVGALPEGHPFARNPNLGDHKDSDAGFYDLLLHSQDRAFDVPELLEVLDHGGWALDGFTMPALYDLARIAPVPPHLTPVQCMAVAEQLRGTIKTHVAYAVPKGSHHAPPTGQNRAAVPHLKGVQAAPLAQAIARGAAPKLTFAGIDAVLKLPKEAAPLIAAIDGRRSIAQIIASVRMDPISAGALWAKLHKELGDWGLLLYSRALL, from the coding sequence ATGAGCCAGGTCAAATCGCAATACGAGGCTTACCCTTATCCGGCCCGCGATCCCGCGGATGAGGCGAGGCGGCTGATCACCGGATCGCCCTCGCACCCGCTCGAGATCGACCATTTCCTGTTTTCGGGCGCGCGTGACTGGTCGCGCCCCTTGCGGGTCCTGGTTGCGGGTGGCGGCACCGGTGACGGGCTGATCCAGCTGGCGCAAATGATGGCGCAGATGCAACGGCCGTGCGAGATCACCTATGTCGATCTCAGCACCGCCTCGCGCCGCATCGCCGAGGCGCGGGCCAAGGCGCGGGGGCTAAGTGGCATCCGCTTTGTCACCGGATCGCTGATGGATGCGGCCGATCTGGGCGCGTTTGACTACATTGATTGCTGCGGCGTGCTGCATCACCTGCCGGATCCGGCGGCCGGGTTCGCGGCGCTGCAGGCGGCGCTGGCGCCCGAGGTGGCAACGCAGGGCGGTGGGCTGGGCTTCATGGTCTATGCGCCTTACGGACGGGCCGGTGTCTATCCGCTGCAAGCCGCCTTCGGTGTGCTCTTTGAGGGCATGGCGCCCGAGGCGCGTCTGACTGCGGCGCGCGAGATCGTGGGCGCACTGCCCGAAGGGCATCCGTTCGCCCGCAATCCCAACCTTGGCGATCACAAGGACAGCGACGCCGGGTTCTATGATCTTCTGCTGCATTCGCAGGATCGCGCCTTCGACGTGCCCGAGCTGTTGGAGGTGCTCGATCATGGCGGCTGGGCGCTCGACGGCTTTACCATGCCCGCGCTTTATGACCTCGCGCGTATCGCCCCGGTGCCGCCGCATCTGACGCCTGTGCAATGCATGGCGGTGGCCGAACAGCTGCGCGGCACGATCAAGACCCATGTCGCCTATGCCGTGCCCAAAGGATCGCATCACGCGCCGCCGACCGGACAGAACCGCGCCGCTGTGCCGCATCTCAAGGGGGTGCAAGCGGCACCATTGGCACAGGCCATTGCGCGTGGTGCGGCGCCCAAGCTGACCTTCGCGGGCATCGACGCCGTTTTGAAGCTGCCCAAGGAGGCCGCGCCCCTGATTGCCGCCATCGACGGGCGGCGCAGCATCGCGCAGATCATCGCGTCTGTGCGGATGGATCCCATAAGCGCGGGCGCGCTTTGGGCGAAGCTCCACAAGGAGCTCGGTGATTGGGGATTGCTGCTCTATTCCCGCGCGCTTCTCTGA
- a CDS encoding GNAT family N-acetyltransferase gives MELRPETDGDWWEVEALLDLCFAPGREALSSYRLREGIPPVPGLSSVARDEGGILAGAIRYWPVRIGDATALLLGPIAVHPTHQGEGLGGFLMRSTLGTARAQGWDRVMLVGDAPYYSRFGFQRLDHVHMPPPTNPDRVLGLDLAPGAWGGIAGKVTRAA, from the coding sequence GTGGAACTGAGGCCCGAGACGGACGGCGATTGGTGGGAGGTGGAGGCGCTTCTCGACCTGTGCTTTGCGCCGGGCCGCGAGGCGCTGTCGTCCTACCGTCTGCGCGAGGGGATCCCGCCCGTTCCCGGCCTCAGCTCGGTCGCACGGGACGAGGGCGGCATCCTAGCCGGCGCCATCCGCTATTGGCCGGTGCGCATCGGGGACGCGACGGCGCTGCTTCTTGGGCCCATTGCCGTCCATCCGACCCATCAGGGCGAGGGCCTGGGCGGCTTCCTGATGCGCTCGACGCTTGGCACGGCGCGCGCGCAGGGCTGGGACCGGGTGATGCTGGTGGGCGATGCGCCTTATTACAGCCGCTTCGGGTTCCAGCGCCTCGATCATGTGCACATGCCGCCGCCGACCAATCCCGACCGGGTTCTGGGCCTTGATCTGGCACCGGGTGCGTGGGGCGGCATCGCCGGGAAAGTGACGCGCGCCGCTTGA